One part of the Acidobacteriota bacterium genome encodes these proteins:
- a CDS encoding AMP-binding protein, with protein MSPSANIVHRLQRMAEEVPERPALILGDDVWSFRRLLERVERVAGGLRREGLESEQRAVVMIPMSGELYAALLGVLQIGAVAVFLDPWVGVRALRRLARLAEPQAFLGSSRAHWLRLLVPALRGLPVTVTTGRRLGPFLARRTLEELAEEPRDPRVHPRQEEHRALITLTTGSSGEPKGADRPHGFLLAQHRALAETFPYREGDVDMPMFPVFALNNLACGVPSVVPEMDFRRVDRVDGRRLLQRMLDHGVTTATASPPFFDALAEALESGSGLDSEKGERPKLRRILTGGAPVSDSQLRRWRRALPETEIVVAYGSTEAEPVAHIDADERLRLSAESEHFRGFCAGRPVPAVEARLVRIEAGALTLGDGGWQALEVAQGEVGELVVTGDHVCRRYFRSPEAEAANKITDGDGRVWHRMGDTGCFDPAGRFWLVGRVHSTVRRGDELLHPQLVEAVARGEDSRIRRAALVGLGTEDERRAVVVVESAGGAAVPADDLRSDVLSLDVQERLRAAGFAVDEVRVSPKPLPVDPRHASKIDYQRLRRRLGGR; from the coding sequence TTGAGCCCATCCGCCAATATCGTCCATCGGCTCCAGCGCATGGCCGAGGAGGTGCCGGAGCGGCCGGCGTTGATTCTTGGCGACGACGTCTGGAGCTTCCGCCGGCTGCTGGAACGGGTCGAGAGAGTGGCGGGGGGGCTACGGCGGGAAGGCCTGGAGAGCGAGCAGCGGGCGGTGGTGATGATCCCCATGTCCGGCGAGCTCTACGCCGCGCTCTTGGGTGTGCTGCAGATCGGGGCGGTGGCGGTCTTTCTCGATCCGTGGGTGGGCGTCCGGGCGCTGCGGCGATTGGCCCGGTTGGCGGAGCCCCAGGCCTTTCTTGGCAGCTCCCGGGCGCATTGGTTGCGGCTGTTGGTGCCAGCGCTACGCGGCCTGCCGGTGACGGTGACCACCGGCCGGCGGCTCGGCCCCTTCCTCGCTCGCCGCACCCTCGAGGAGCTGGCGGAGGAGCCGCGGGATCCCCGGGTGCATCCGCGGCAGGAGGAGCATCGGGCGCTGATCACCCTGACCACCGGTTCCAGTGGCGAGCCCAAGGGGGCGGATCGGCCCCATGGCTTCCTCCTCGCCCAGCATCGGGCCCTGGCGGAGACCTTTCCCTACCGGGAGGGGGATGTGGACATGCCCATGTTCCCGGTCTTCGCCCTCAACAATCTGGCCTGTGGGGTGCCCTCGGTGGTGCCGGAGATGGACTTCCGGAGGGTGGATCGGGTCGATGGCCGCCGCCTGCTTCAGCGGATGCTCGACCACGGCGTCACCACCGCCACCGCCTCGCCGCCATTCTTCGACGCCCTGGCGGAGGCTTTGGAGTCTGGAAGCGGTCTGGACTCCGAAAAAGGGGAGCGGCCGAAGCTGCGGCGCATCCTCACCGGCGGTGCTCCGGTGTCCGACTCCCAGCTGCGGCGCTGGCGCCGGGCGCTGCCGGAGACCGAGATCGTGGTCGCCTACGGTTCCACCGAGGCCGAGCCGGTGGCCCACATCGACGCCGACGAGCGGCTGCGGCTGAGCGCCGAGTCGGAGCATTTCCGGGGATTCTGTGCCGGACGGCCGGTGCCGGCGGTGGAGGCACGGCTGGTGCGCATCGAAGCTGGCGCTCTGACTCTGGGTGATGGCGGCTGGCAGGCCCTCGAGGTGGCCCAGGGGGAGGTGGGGGAGCTGGTGGTTACCGGGGATCATGTCTGCCGCCGGTATTTCCGCAGCCCCGAGGCGGAGGCGGCCAACAAGATCACCGACGGCGACGGCCGGGTCTGGCACCGCATGGGCGATACCGGCTGCTTCGATCCCGCGGGCCGCTTCTGGCTGGTCGGCCGGGTGCATTCCACCGTGCGCCGGGGCGACGAGCTCCTCCACCCTCAGCTGGTAGAGGCGGTGGCGCGGGGGGAGGATTCCCGCATCCGCCGGGCGGCGTTGGTGGGGCTTGGCACCGAGGACGAGCGGCGGGCGGTGGTGGTAGTGGAGAGCGCCGGCGGTGCGGCGGTGCCGGCAGACGACCTGCGCTCGGACGTGCTGAGCTTGGATGTACAGGAGCGGCTGCGGGCTGCGGGCTTTGCGGTGGACGAGGTGAGGGTGAGCCCCAAGCCGCTGCCGGTGGATCCGCGCCATGCCAGCAAGATCGACTACCAACGCCTGCGTCGCAGGCTCGGAGGGCGCTAG
- a CDS encoding PEP/pyruvate-binding domain-containing protein, whose protein sequence is MSTTGWWLEASEVTAEHRRRVGGKAWALARLAAVGGGPTEGGPTEGSATWNVPPWMVITTDAFRSVLAQAGVDQRIQRRLASVTDGPTGDDSISDDSTGEEETELAAAGAEIRGWIRALQLPPDLVRGLESWRRQRLAPDAALAVRSSAVGEDGVEHSFAGLHDSFLFRRSAESVAEAILQVWASAFNDRALAYRRSRGLGVEGIEVAVVVQEMIDAAVSGVLFTAHPTTGEVREMVLSALYGAGEGLVSAGLEADSWVLTKAGLLSQDELAIQPQIVTKDEQLVFDQRAGEGLRREPVAPELAGRPCLDEEQVRAAGRLGLAVERFFREPQDIELCFDRDGRLFLLQSRAVTTVEEVGPAAGNRKVWDNSNIIESYSGVTSPMTFSFIRRAYTIVYHCFAEVMGIASEAVRANRPVFENMLGLFRGQVYYNLLNWYRVVRLFPGYGLNKRFMESMMGVREELQDEEERRGLGSTLGEVFDVLRLVLRIGWRFTRIRSIVAAFEEHFRSCYGQWNAVDLDSLAPHQLHALYREMEERMLWQWKAPIVNDFYVMVFYGVLKRLCESWCADQDGSLQNDLLCGEGGIESTAPTRELMRMAREIRRDPEAVRTFLDLSPEELARRVPREPRFAELAAEIESYLEKYGFRGADELKLEEPSVAERPEFLYQVLKNYVAVRDPSVLDLEAAEERETGVRRAAEERAMKSLSGFRARLYRRWIFRRVLANARLGVKNRENLRFARTRIYGLFRQLLLALGEDFARRGLLEERDDIFYLALDEVWDYLQGTAVSTDLQGLAALRRRDFDDYREETERFPADRFETWGLPYDRNLYRSPPSARTEGDEGDGLRGTPCCPGVVRGPVKVIRDPAADARLDGEILVAGRTDPGWVPLFPAVSGLLIERGSILSHSAIVAREMGLPTIVGIPGLLERLETGDQVEMDGAQGTVRPLAEAGLAEAELSEADVSETN, encoded by the coding sequence ATGAGCACGACTGGCTGGTGGTTGGAAGCCTCCGAGGTGACCGCAGAGCATCGGCGGCGGGTGGGGGGCAAGGCCTGGGCCCTGGCCCGGCTGGCGGCGGTGGGAGGCGGCCCAACCGAAGGCGGCCCAACCGAAGGTAGCGCGACCTGGAACGTGCCGCCCTGGATGGTGATCACCACCGACGCCTTCCGCTCGGTGCTGGCGCAGGCAGGGGTGGATCAGCGCATCCAGCGCCGGCTGGCGTCGGTGACTGACGGCCCGACCGGTGACGACTCGATCAGTGACGACTCGACCGGCGAGGAGGAGACCGAGCTGGCGGCGGCGGGAGCGGAGATCCGTGGCTGGATCCGCGCCTTGCAGCTGCCGCCGGACCTGGTGCGCGGCCTCGAGAGCTGGCGCCGACAGCGGTTGGCGCCGGACGCAGCGTTGGCGGTGCGCTCGTCGGCGGTGGGGGAGGACGGTGTCGAGCACTCCTTTGCCGGGCTCCACGACAGCTTCCTCTTCCGCCGCTCGGCAGAGTCGGTGGCGGAGGCGATTCTGCAGGTTTGGGCGTCGGCCTTCAACGATCGTGCCCTCGCCTATCGCCGCTCCCGCGGGCTCGGCGTCGAAGGCATCGAGGTGGCGGTGGTGGTCCAGGAGATGATCGACGCGGCGGTGAGCGGCGTGCTCTTCACCGCTCACCCCACCACTGGCGAGGTGCGGGAGATGGTCCTCAGCGCCCTCTACGGTGCCGGCGAAGGGCTGGTCAGCGCCGGTCTCGAAGCCGATAGCTGGGTGCTCACCAAGGCCGGGCTGCTCAGCCAGGACGAGCTGGCGATCCAGCCGCAGATCGTCACCAAGGACGAGCAGCTGGTTTTCGACCAGCGGGCCGGTGAGGGGCTGCGTCGGGAGCCGGTGGCGCCGGAGCTCGCCGGCCGTCCGTGCCTCGACGAGGAGCAGGTGCGCGCCGCCGGCCGCCTCGGGCTGGCGGTGGAGCGCTTCTTTCGCGAGCCTCAGGACATCGAGCTGTGCTTCGACCGGGACGGCCGGCTGTTCTTGCTGCAGTCGCGGGCGGTGACCACGGTGGAGGAAGTGGGGCCCGCCGCCGGCAACCGCAAGGTGTGGGACAACTCGAACATCATCGAGAGCTACTCCGGGGTCACCTCCCCCATGACCTTCAGCTTCATCCGCCGCGCCTACACCATCGTCTACCACTGCTTCGCCGAGGTCATGGGCATCGCGTCGGAGGCGGTGCGCGCCAACCGGCCGGTGTTCGAGAATATGCTCGGCCTCTTCCGCGGTCAGGTCTACTACAACCTGCTCAATTGGTATCGGGTGGTGCGGCTCTTCCCGGGCTACGGGCTCAACAAGCGCTTCATGGAGTCCATGATGGGGGTGCGCGAGGAGCTGCAGGACGAGGAGGAGCGACGGGGCTTGGGGAGCACCCTCGGCGAGGTCTTCGACGTCCTGCGGCTGGTGCTGCGCATCGGCTGGCGATTTACGCGCATTCGCTCCATCGTCGCCGCCTTCGAGGAGCATTTCCGAAGCTGCTACGGCCAGTGGAACGCCGTCGATCTCGACTCCCTGGCGCCCCACCAGCTCCACGCCCTCTACCGCGAGATGGAGGAGCGCATGCTGTGGCAGTGGAAGGCGCCCATCGTCAACGACTTCTACGTCATGGTCTTCTACGGCGTGCTCAAACGCCTATGCGAGAGCTGGTGCGCTGACCAAGACGGCTCGCTGCAGAACGACTTGCTGTGCGGCGAGGGCGGCATCGAGAGCACCGCCCCCACCCGCGAGCTGATGCGCATGGCGCGGGAGATCCGGCGGGATCCGGAGGCGGTGCGGACGTTTCTGGACCTGAGCCCGGAGGAGCTGGCCCGACGGGTGCCGCGGGAGCCCCGCTTCGCCGAGCTCGCCGCGGAGATCGAGTCCTATCTGGAGAAGTACGGCTTCCGCGGCGCCGACGAGCTCAAGCTGGAGGAACCGTCGGTGGCGGAGCGTCCCGAGTTCCTCTACCAGGTGCTGAAGAATTACGTCGCGGTGCGGGATCCGTCGGTGCTCGACCTGGAGGCTGCGGAGGAGCGTGAGACGGGAGTGCGCCGGGCTGCCGAAGAGCGGGCGATGAAGAGCCTCTCCGGATTCCGGGCGCGCCTCTACCGGCGCTGGATCTTCCGCCGGGTGCTGGCCAACGCGCGGCTGGGGGTCAAGAATCGAGAGAATCTGCGCTTCGCCCGCACCCGCATCTACGGCCTCTTCCGTCAGCTGCTGCTGGCCTTGGGGGAAGACTTCGCCCGCCGCGGCCTGCTCGAGGAGCGGGACGACATCTTCTACCTCGCCTTGGACGAGGTCTGGGACTATCTCCAGGGCACCGCCGTGAGCACCGACCTCCAGGGGTTGGCGGCGCTACGACGGCGGGACTTCGACGACTACCGGGAGGAGACGGAGCGCTTCCCCGCCGACCGCTTCGAGACCTGGGGACTGCCCTATGACCGCAACCTCTACCGCTCGCCGCCGTCGGCGAGGACCGAAGGGGACGAGGGCGATGGGCTCCGCGGCACTCCCTGTTGCCCCGGGGTGGTGCGCGGGCCGGTGAAAGTGATTCGTGATCCCGCCGCCGACGCGCGGTTGGACGGCGAGATCCTGGTGGCCGGCCGCACCGACCCCGGCTGGGTGCCCCTCTTTCCCGCGGTCTCCGGCCTGCTCATCGAGCGCGGCAGCATCCTCTCCCACTCCGCCATCGTCGCCCGGGAGATGGGCCTGCCCACCATCGTTGGCATTCCGGGTCTGCTGGAGCGGCTGGAGACCGGTGACCAGGTGGAGATGGACGGCGCCCAGGGCACCGTGCGCCCACTAGCCGAAGCGGGGCTAGCCGAAGCTGAGCTATCCGAGGCTGATGTGTCCGAAACCAACTGA
- a CDS encoding DUF3419 family protein, translating to MPASIEERARFDHIRYANCWEDTDLLVAALEPAAGRRILSIASAGDNSFALLAAGAEVVAADLSLAQLALVELKAAAVRNLSREDLLAFLGFRSHGERLATYGEVRGDLSPAAREFWDGHPGVVAAGVSHHGKFESYLSFFRRRILPLVHRRRTVEALLEPRQKAAREHFYQQRWDTRRWRLLFRLFFSRPVMGRFGRDPEFFRYVEGSVSERILERTRYALTELPVHDNPYVEYILRGGFRDTLPPWLEEERCAALRPALSRLTLHHGPVQEAAQAHGGDAAAGGPFDGFNLSDIFEYLDADTGTQVYRRLAKHAATGARFAYWNLLVPRRRPEELAAQVHGLEEQAEHLFARDRAFFYSAFVLEELRPA from the coding sequence ATGCCGGCGAGCATCGAGGAGCGGGCGCGCTTCGACCACATCCGCTACGCCAACTGCTGGGAGGACACGGATCTGCTGGTGGCGGCCCTCGAGCCCGCCGCCGGGCGACGGATCCTGTCTATCGCCTCGGCGGGGGACAACAGCTTCGCGCTGCTGGCGGCAGGGGCGGAGGTGGTGGCGGCGGACCTGAGTCTGGCGCAGCTGGCATTGGTGGAGCTCAAGGCGGCAGCTGTGCGCAATCTGAGCCGGGAGGACCTTCTCGCCTTTCTCGGCTTCCGAAGCCACGGCGAGCGCCTCGCCACCTACGGCGAAGTGCGGGGGGATTTGTCGCCGGCGGCGCGGGAGTTTTGGGATGGCCACCCTGGAGTGGTGGCGGCCGGCGTGTCCCACCACGGCAAGTTCGAGAGCTATCTGAGCTTCTTCCGCCGCCGGATCCTGCCCCTGGTGCATCGCCGGCGAACGGTGGAGGCGCTCCTCGAGCCGCGGCAGAAGGCGGCGCGGGAGCATTTCTATCAGCAGCGCTGGGACACCCGGCGCTGGCGCCTGCTCTTCCGCCTCTTTTTCTCGCGGCCGGTGATGGGCCGCTTCGGCCGGGATCCGGAGTTCTTCCGCTATGTCGAAGGCTCGGTGTCGGAGCGCATCTTGGAGCGCACCCGCTACGCCCTCACCGAGCTGCCGGTGCATGACAATCCCTATGTCGAATACATCCTGCGCGGCGGCTTTCGGGACACACTGCCGCCTTGGTTGGAGGAGGAGCGTTGCGCAGCGCTGCGGCCGGCGCTGAGCCGGTTGACCCTGCACCACGGCCCGGTGCAGGAAGCGGCACAAGCTCACGGGGGCGATGCCGCAGCAGGCGGCCCCTTCGACGGCTTCAACCTCTCAGACATTTTCGAGTACCTCGACGCCGACACCGGCACCCAGGTCTATCGCCGGCTGGCGAAGCACGCCGCCACAGGGGCCCGCTTCGCCTATTGGAACCTGCTGGTGCCGCGGCGGCGGCCGGAAGAGCTGGCTGCCCAGGTGCATGGCCTGGAGGAGCAGGCTGAGCACCTCTTCGCCCGCGACCGGGCCTTCTTCTACAGCGCCTTCGTCCTCGAGGAGCTCCGCCCGGCATGA
- a CDS encoding Ig-like domain-containing protein, whose amino-acid sequence MFEAINPGTNYVIAPERCEEIEKANCEQNCSNLDEGELQAGGDCPCCFFCLIPPLEDRCAMSPQLCGGGYANPPTGYCYFRQTTVVLTGTVEYHYDYGTFIHSGDIFSFTISTIDCYVYSLTGDPPEGGAGEGDSWSELPGDGPIVFVRSRYPDGASGSMVVTGVARDDEYGVSNVSFWVDGQVATVEELRTGLYDPYTCNERPAPGCDANSRFEATVDVSALADGPHTLQVLATNGRVVDPIPTYYEIPFEVRTAGTCAADTTAPTVSLTAPAEGATVQGAVAVSCSASDASEISAVGLYADGAWQEDDTTAPYGYSLDTTAFADGSLELRCRAEDICGNDRFSAPVTVAVANGSEVTTVFAPTDDTFSHQDHPDSAFGAYNFLRLRTVDGGHGRHGYLKFEVTGLQGPVVSARLRLRTQETAIPESIGVYKLSDAAWSEATLTWNNAPLTVLQSVQLPPPFAENTWHELDVTPLVTGNGTYSFGLATGANQGQLDLWSKESIYAPELVVVTVP is encoded by the coding sequence ATGTTCGAAGCTATCAATCCGGGCACCAATTACGTCATCGCCCCCGAGCGCTGCGAAGAAATCGAAAAAGCCAACTGCGAGCAGAATTGCAGCAATCTGGATGAGGGCGAGCTTCAAGCGGGTGGAGACTGCCCGTGTTGCTTCTTTTGTCTGATCCCTCCGCTGGAGGATCGCTGTGCCATGTCGCCGCAGCTGTGTGGAGGTGGGTATGCGAATCCTCCCACCGGGTATTGTTACTTCCGGCAGACGACCGTGGTGCTCACCGGCACCGTCGAATATCACTACGACTACGGCACCTTCATTCACAGCGGGGATATCTTCAGCTTCACCATCTCCACCATCGATTGTTATGTTTACAGCCTGACCGGGGATCCACCCGAGGGAGGAGCCGGCGAAGGGGATTCGTGGTCGGAGCTGCCGGGAGATGGGCCCATCGTCTTCGTGCGCAGTCGCTACCCTGACGGAGCTTCGGGGAGCATGGTGGTGACGGGGGTGGCGCGGGATGATGAATATGGGGTCTCCAACGTGTCATTCTGGGTCGACGGCCAGGTGGCCACGGTCGAGGAGCTGCGCACCGGGCTCTACGATCCCTACACCTGCAACGAGCGTCCGGCGCCGGGCTGCGACGCCAACAGCCGCTTCGAGGCGACGGTGGATGTGAGCGCCCTGGCGGACGGACCCCACACCCTGCAGGTGCTGGCGACCAACGGGCGGGTGGTGGATCCCATCCCGACCTACTACGAGATTCCCTTCGAGGTGCGCACTGCCGGCACCTGTGCTGCCGACACCACGGCGCCGACGGTGAGCCTCACCGCTCCGGCTGAAGGCGCGACGGTGCAGGGCGCGGTAGCGGTGTCCTGCTCGGCCAGCGATGCTTCGGAGATCTCGGCGGTGGGGCTCTATGCCGACGGAGCCTGGCAGGAGGACGACACCACGGCGCCCTACGGCTACAGCCTCGACACCACCGCCTTCGCCGACGGCTCGTTGGAGCTGCGCTGCCGGGCGGAGGATATTTGCGGCAACGATCGCTTCTCGGCCCCGGTGACAGTGGCGGTGGCCAACGGCAGCGAGGTGACCACGGTCTTCGCACCGACGGACGACACGTTCTCCCACCAGGATCATCCGGACAGCGCCTTCGGCGCCTACAATTTCCTGCGCTTGCGGACCGTCGACGGTGGTCACGGTCGCCACGGCTACTTGAAGTTCGAGGTCACGGGGCTGCAAGGTCCTGTGGTGTCGGCGCGGCTACGGCTGCGCACTCAGGAGACGGCGATCCCGGAATCCATTGGGGTCTACAAGCTGTCGGATGCCGCCTGGTCTGAGGCCACGCTGACCTGGAACAACGCTCCGCTGACGGTGCTCCAATCCGTCCAGCTTCCTCCGCCCTTTGCCGAGAACACCTGGCACGAGCTGGACGTCACGCCGCTGGTGACCGGCAACGGCACCTACTCCTTCGGCCTCGCCACCGGCGCGAACCAAGGGCAGCTGGACCTATGGAGCAAGGAGTCCATCTACGCACCGGAGCTGGTAGTGGTGACGGTGCCCTGA